One genomic region from Dermacentor variabilis isolate Ectoservices chromosome 6, ASM5094787v1, whole genome shotgun sequence encodes:
- the LOC142585062 gene encoding uncharacterized protein LOC142585062 — MDSLRNIVKKKRYSALIFALALCQGVFLRLVMCDQGSAVFKDLLDMLNTTKKIYIYASTVRIENNLREQKYTYYTKTFLNETDYEFKLFLPRFNRRDSRYASNDVASGGVNPYLLHAKLKNCTQETPLPGPCMSVENWPQLRNVTKVLWQYNPTGPCGIFFYWHQGYRVCEIDIVEDGLPGPGSHDIYHVCQTMFRYICEHNSPKPRIYRAP, encoded by the exons ATGGATTCGCTGAGGAATATCGTCAAAAAGAAGCGCTACTCCGCgcttattttcgctcttgcactATGTCAAGGCGTATTTCTCAGGCTCGTAATGTGTGACCAGGGTTCTGCTGTATTCAAGGACCTCCTTGAC ATGCTGAATACTactaaaaaaatatacatatatgcaAGCACTGTGAGGATTGAAAACAATTTGCGTGAACAAAAATATACGTATTACACAAAGACCTTCTTGAATGAAACCGACTATGAATTCAAGTTATTCTTGCCTCGTTTCAACCG CCGTGATTCTCGATATGCCAGTAATGACGTTGCATCAGGCGGAGTCAATCCCTACCTTTTACACGCAAAACTGAAAAACTGTACCCAAGAAACACCTCTACCGGGTCCATGCATGAGCGTCGAAAATTGGCCTC AGCTACGAAATGTTACGAAGGTACTCTGGCAGTATAATCCTACAGGACCGTGTGGTATCTTTTTCTATTGGCATCAAG gATATCGAGTGTGCGAGATCGACATCGTAGAAGATGGACTTCCAGGACCAGGCTCACACGACATTTACCACGTTTGCCAGACAATGTTTAGGTATATCTGTGAACATAACTCACCTAAACCAAGGATTTACCGAGCTCCATAA